The sequence below is a genomic window from Monodelphis domestica isolate mMonDom1 chromosome 2, mMonDom1.pri, whole genome shotgun sequence.
GGAACCACAAAAGGGCAACTTCCAACCTCCAGGCCTTTATCCAGGAGCTTCCAGTGCCTCCCTCAGCCACAGGCACATCCCTTTCCTTGGCTGAATTCCCCCCATTCATCTCTGCTCTGAGGATGAAGCTGTTTCCCCCCTGGGCCAGCCTCCTCCTGCCTGATGGGCCCCCTCCAGGCTTCTCTACCTGAATTCCTTCTCCTCAGGATCACAGCTCCAGCCACCACTGCAGTGACCAGGACCAGGACCCCAGCAGTGACCCCCACAATGACCCACAGGGAGGGGGCCTCGGGCtctgaggagggaaagagagaaaggcctGAGCTGGGTGTGCCTGGCATTCTCTGGGCCCTCCCCAGAGGCCCCCCAgagctccctcttcctcccccttggCCGGCCCTCCTCACTGACCCCATCTCAGGCTGAGGGGCTGGGCCAGGGCCTCGTGCTGGACCCGGCAGCTGTATCTGTCCTCCTGGCCCGGGGCCATGGCCACAGCGGCCCACTTCTGGAAGGTGCCATCTCCCCCCGGCCTGGTCTCAATGAACTCCGTGTCCTGGAGCTGCTCCTCGCCATCCCGCAGCCACGTCAGGGAGATCTCGGCAGGGTAGAAGCCCTGGGCCCGGCACCGCAGGCTCACCTCCCCGTCTGGGCCGCTGTGCCGGCTCACTCTGGCAGAAGGGGGGTCTGGGGGAGAAGGTCAGAGGTGTCTCTGGGCTCCCCTTCTGTCCCTGCCCTGGGGGAGGGTCTGATGGGGGACAGGAGGGACCCCACCTCCGGCCCCAGGTCTAAGGGGGGCTTTGGGGGTCTGGACACCCGGGCTGGGGCTGTAGGGGGGTGCAGAGAGGCCAGTGGAGGCTGAGGTTGGGCCTTGAATGCCGAGCACACTGGGGCGGGGCAGGGCGGTACCTGTCCTCAGCAGAACATCCTTCCCCATCTGCAGGTACTTCTTCACCCACTGCACGCAGGTCTCCTCCAGATAGGCTTTATCTCTCTCTGCGATGCTCCTCTCTGCCTCCCACTTGCGCTTGGTGTTCTCAGCTCCAGGGTCTGCTGCTGTCCACGTGAGGGTCTCCGTGTCCAGGGCGATGTAGTCGCGTCCATCGTAGGCGAGTTGGTAAAACCCCTTCCTGAAGCTGCCATCAGGGTGAATCTCGCAGCCATACATTCTCTGGATGGTGTGAAGCCCTGCCCCGCCCCCGGCCTGGTCAGCACCTCAGGAAGGGCCCCACCCGGGGCTGCCCCCCCCAACCCTCCTGAGAGGGCGTGGCAGGACGGGGTGCAGCCCCCCCCATGCCCCAGTGGGAGCCGCAGCTGACTGTGGGAGTGACCCGCCTCCCCCCACCCTGTTCTGCTGGGGGTGACCCAGACCAGCACGCACCGCCCCGGCTCTGGTTGTAGTATCCGAGCAGGGTCTCCAGGTTCACTCTGTCATTCTGTGCATTCCTCCTATTGATCTGTGTGTTCTGCTCCCAGTAGTCCGGGTCCTCCTGGTCCACCTTGTCCATCCAGGCCGCCCGGGGCTCCATCCTCTGACTCTCGCTGCTGCTGTCGAAGCGCACAAACTGCTGATCGTCCACGTAGCCCACCGAGATGAACTGCGAGTCCCCGAGCTCAGGCCGGGACATGGAAGTGAAGAAATACCTCATGGAGTGAGAGCCTGAGATAGAGGGTGGATCACAGGCCGGGCTCAGGGCAGCTCATCCTCCCCAATGGGGTGTCTACAGCCGGGCCTGGCTGACCCCTGAACCCCCTCACACCACGGGCGAACCCTGAACCCCTCACACCGGGGGTGACTCCTGAACCCCCTCACACCATGGGCGAACCCTGAACCCCCTCACACCATGGGCGAACCCTGAACCCCTCACACCGGGGGTGACTCCAggctcctcctccccaccttgGCTGCCCCCCAGCCTCTGCACCCCACACTGCAGGCCCCTCCCTGGGCCACAGTAATCTCATGGTTATGGCTCTGTGAgggcaccttttttttttaaacactcaccttccgtcctggagtcagtactgtgtattggctccaaggtagagtgataaagactaggcaatgtgggtcaagtgacttgcccagggtcacacaactgggaagagtctgaggccaaatttgaacccaggacctcccctctctaggcctggccctcaattcactgagttacccagctgcccccaagggcaCCTTTTAGAGAGGGAGAagcccacacaggggagggaggaagctccctttgggctgctgggggAGAGGctgtgatgtgagaaatgtcctcaggcaccctggagaggggagggagcagctgggcTCCAGACTCtcagcctttctagtaacaaactctgggggtggAGCTTAGAGGGCAGCTGGCTGGGCCACAGAGACCTCTGCACGCCCTTTGGCACTCCTGCATAGGCTTGCCATCCCTGCTATAGTGCTCTGAGATCAAGAAACCACCTGCACTGAAAACAATCCCGCAGGTCCTAGTGTCCCAAAGGGTAGACTGCCCCGCCCCAGTCTCTCCTTCTCTGCACCTGAGTCCCTTCCTTAAGTCCTCACCTGGCCCccatctcctcccacccccaaccccccactGCCCTGTGAAGCTCCTTAACGAAGCTGCTCCCGCCTCTTCTGTCCTCACCCCTGGGTGTCGGGGCTCCCAGACGTCTCTGTCACATCGTTTCTCCCTCCGGCCAGCTCTGCTCTCACTGTCCTGGCCTCACACCCCGCCACCAGcccgctcccctcccccaactcagAGACCCTGCAGGACCCCCACCCTCCTGCCAGAGCACCTGCCAaactcccgccccccccccccccaggacatTCACCCgcttattccttctttcttcccttcaccTCCGCCCAGACTGCACTGAGATTAAGCAGCTCCTTTCCGGGAAGCCCCCTCGGGGCTGTGTTGGGGTCGCTGTCCGTAGCGGGGCCCCCGGATACCCGCATATCTAACCCCGAATGTTTGGCCCCGCATCCAGGCTGCCCTCTAATACTCTTCCCTCCTCACCTGCCCGGGTCTCGGTCAGGGCCACAACCCCCAGCACAAAGAGCGACAGCAGAGAAGGCTTCATGGTGCCGGGGCAGAGGAAGCCGAAAGATCCCTGAAATAAAGTACCCTGGCTTATATATATGGGCGAATCCTTAACTTCTGATTGGCTGCACTCGGACTCTGCAGCCCAATAGCAAACGGAACACCAAAAACGTCATCGGTGGATGGGCAGAATGAACACACGCAGGTTAGGAGAGCAAAACCGAAACCGACCCAGAGGAAATCCCCAGCAGCAGAGACTTTCATCAGTCTGTTACTCATCAAACAACCTCTGATTCTGGATGGCACCTTCTGCCTCCCATACGCCCTCCGGGAACACACAGCTCCCCTGCTCCCTGTTTGATTCAGAGAGTTCCCGAGAAATAAGGTCCCAGCCTCAACCCTTTCCCCATCTTCATCCCTTCTCTGCTGGCCTTTCTGCCTCCAGCCCTCCTCAGTGTCACCCTTTCCTCTCCTTGAGATGAGGGAAGATTTTCTGCACAGACGACTGAGGAATCTGAtgaccagagaaagaaatctgcAGAACAATTTGTGTTGGCTTAACACTTccgttttgtttttgttttttaacccttaccttccatcttagagtcaatactgtgtattggctccaaggcagaagagtggtaagggctaggcaatgggggtcaagtgacttgcccagggtcacacagctgggaagtgtctgagggcacatttgaacctaggacctcccatctctagtcctggctctcaatccactgaggaacACAGCTGCCCTCTTAACCCCTCCACTTTAAGGATATCCAGTTCTGCTGTGACTCAGTCAAGTCATGTCACTGTCTCTCCTCAGACCTTGTAGATAACCCAGAGACCCAAGAATAAACCAGAGACCAATAACTGGAATTTGGATATAGAGTAGAGGATTTGTCTCAGGAGAAAAGGAACACCTAAGTGGAGCAGTGGATAAAGCCCTGGGATAGAGTGCATAAGaagcctggactcaggaaaacctgagttcaaatgtagcctcagatacttcctaggtatgtgacactgggcaagtcacttcaccctgtttatctcaattcactcatctgtaaaatgagctgcagaatgaaatagtaaaccactccaatgtccttgttaagaaaaccccaaatgtggtcacaaattAGAtgagatagaaataaaagaactTACTTATTGGtatggggaggaagaagagaagaaatattcaCAATTGGGTTGATTCTGAACCACATCAAATATGAAGACATGATTTCCCCATAACATTTTTATGAGAGACTCATGAAACAAGGGATATGGACCTTTGGGTAAAATTTTCCTTCTTATCACCCCAACTTGGAAAACATGAAACTACAAGTTTTATGGAGATTGTAAATTTAACCCTAGAAAGTATATTTTAGAGATAATCTTCATTCTATGGATTAGAAAACTGAAGACCAATAAAtgtattaaaagattttttaaaagtcataaagGTACTGAATAGCAGAATTGAAATCTCAACCTACACCCTATAATTCTAAATTCACTCCTCTTTCCACAACAACATGCTAGTCTAGAGATATTCCTGAAGAGGAAGCCTCCCCAACACCTTAATCCTTCAAACCATTTTGAAGTTGATGTTGCCTAGAAAGGCAATTGAACAGTTGAAAGACTTggttatttgtcattttctactaCTAGAACATTTATTCAAGCTCCTATTTCATCGTCTTTTGATCCCAACAGAGCTTCAAAACTGTTCTCGTTAGAAAaagtttatcattttccattgtaCTCTCCTTCCCCATAATGCAATTATGTAGTCACcagttttctagaaaaaaaaatgtaggcaAGTCCTTAAAATTGTTCCATTCTTCCAGTAACATTTCCTCCTTGAAAAATCAGGAATAAATCTCCTTAGCCCTTCTCTCCCTCAGTTGCTAACATTCTCCTACCTCTCAGAGTCTTCCTTGTTCTCTTTTATCCCCCACCAAGCTCCTTTAAGCAGTACTTCTGCAATATCCTTCCTTACTCACGCTACATCTGGTATAGTATGTCCAGTCTATGGCACAATAGTTTAGAACACAATGGTGAGGGAACTAGAAAAAGTTATGGAGTGTTGATTTCAGGGATTGGGAATGTTtactaaagagaagagaaaatatggaGGGGATAAAATGGTTGTCTTCATATACTCGAAGGATTGTTTGGAGGAAAGAATTAGATGATACAAAGAGGACACACCTAGGATCTGAGTGAACATTGCAAAGATACTGATTTCATATCTAGATAAGGAAATCTTCCTAAGGATTAGCCTATCCAGAAGTGTAATGGGATGTCTCTGGAAGTAATAGCTTCCccctctttggaggtcatcaaGAGGATTCTAAATGGTCACCTGGTTAAGATGTAGAAAGGACTGTTGTGCCATTATGAGTTGAAGTAGAGATCTCAGGTACTTGGATCTCTGCGAGTCAATGATTCTGAGTTATTAACCCAAACACATCAGAATCCACACTAGCAAgtgaaaaagctgtttttttttctccctagttCTTCCAATGGAAGATGGAGGCGAAAGGAGGAGATATCCAAGGATTAAGAGCATGTGTATTCCTCTAGCTTTCTATGAGTTTTAGTTCAAGATTAAGTCTGCAAACTGGGAGCTGGGGTGGAATTCAGTGTCATAAGCTGTGTTAACTGCAGGGACACAGGGAGACATTTCAGACACAATAGGCTCTGGGCACTCTGCAAAGCTAGGGATCCCAGTGCTGCAAAGGAAATAGTAAGAAGTAAGTACTAAGCGCtctgttgttttcagttgtgtttcaCTTTTCATGGCAGCATCTGAAGtgttcttaacaaagatactggagtgatttaccatttccttctccagctcatttaacattTCAGGTAATTAAGACAAACAAgatgaacttgcccagggtcacacagtttctaggtgagaccatatttgaacacaggaagagaaatctgcctgactccagctctggcactttatccactgtgcctccaaGCAACCCAAGTGCTAAAAGAGCCAAAACCTTCTGACTTTAAGTAAAACACCTAGAAATTGGCTGCCTGGGGAAGTGGTgtgggcattgtaccccccagaaactcaggcaaactattatcagggacaTTCCTGTCCTCCCTTAGGCCCTGGTGACTCCCAACCCCAAAGGTCTGACCTTGAGGATTACTCTTCTTTGATAGTCCCATTGACTTGAGATAGGCAGAGAGACACACCTTGTAAAGGCTGACCAGCAACTGTTGCATAAAGGATTTCCTAGTGGGTAGTaacttgaggaggagaaagaagttgGGAGATGTGATGGAAGGGCGGTGCTTACCTTTGTTATATCTTGCTTTATAGGGTATTCAGTGAAGGAAGATATGAATAACAAAGAACGCCTGGAATAGATTACTAGATAGGAATAGAGAGCAAGCATGATAATAGGAATCTGAATTACAGAGAAGAGGCTTCCAAGCTGGAAGGAACAAAGGTTAAGATCCTGAGAGACCATAGTGGGGCTCCAGAGAAGGAGCTATCCAGATGGCAgaaagccagagtcagagagagaggaaggggtagCCTTGTCTTCCTGTCTTTTATTATGGCAAGGATTGTGAGGTACCTAATACATATGTAACAACACATAGTG
It includes:
- the LOC100024719 gene encoding class I histocompatibility antigen, Gogo-OKO alpha chain isoform X1; the encoded protein is MKPSLLSLFVLGVVALTETRAGSHSMRYFFTSMSRPELGDSQFISVGYVDDQQFVRFDSSSESQRMEPRAAWMDKVDQEDPDYWEQNTQINRRNAQNDRVNLETLLGYYNQSRGGLHTIQRMYGCEIHPDGSFRKGFYQLAYDGRDYIALDTETLTWTAADPGAENTKRKWEAERSIAERDKAYLEETCVQWVKKYLQMGKDVLLRTDPPSARVSRHSGPDGEVSLRCRAQGFYPAEISLTWLRDGEEQLQDTEFIETRPGGDGTFQKWAAVAMAPGQEDRYSCRVQHEALAQPLSLRWEPEAPSLWVIVGVTAGVLVLVTAVVAGAVILRRRNSGGKGGAYVPAADKDSAQGSDVSLTATA
- the LOC100024719 gene encoding class I histocompatibility antigen, Gogo-OKO alpha chain isoform X2, which codes for MKPSLLSLFVLGVVALTETRAGSHSMRYFFTSMSRPELGDSQFISVGYVDDQQFVRFDSSSESQRMEPRAAWMDKVDQEDPDYWEQNTQINRRNAQNDRVNLETLLGYYNQSRGGLHTIQRMYGCEIHPDGSFRKGFYQLAYDGRDYIALDTETLTWTAADPGAENTKRKWEAERSIAERDKAYLEETCVQWVKKYLQMGKDVLLRTDPPSARVSRHSGPDGEVSLRCRAQGFYPAEISLTWLRDGEEQLQDTEFIETRPGGDGTFQKWAAVAMAPGQEDRYSCRVQHEALAQPLSLRWEPEAPSLWVIVGVTAGVLVLVTAVVAGAVILRRRNSGGKGGAYVPAAA